The following proteins are encoded in a genomic region of Coffea eugenioides isolate CCC68of chromosome 6, Ceug_1.0, whole genome shotgun sequence:
- the LOC113774788 gene encoding adagio protein 1 has translation MMEWDSNSDASGDDEFVEYEEEEDEVEVGFGSNGFLFSGGGNGGSGPLPFPVDSLLQPAPCGFVVTDALEPDHPIIYVNSVFEMVTGYRAEEVLGRNCRFLQCRGPFAKRRHPLVDSSVVADIRRCLEEGVEFQGELLNFRKDGSPLMNRLRMTPIYGDDEAITHIIGIQFFTEVNLDLGPLPGSVRESARSCDKFRSSLSTFGPVSDGKYNINRGLCGIFQLSDEVISLKILARLTPRDIASVGSVCMRFYELTKNEDLWRRVCQNAWGSETTRLLEAVPGAKRLGWGRLARELTTLEAAAWRKLTVKGAVEPSRCNFSACAVGNRVVLFGGEGVNMQPMNDTFVLDLNSSSPEWQHVKVSSPPPGRWGHTLSCVNGSHLVLFGGCGTQGLLNDVFVLDLDAKHLTWREISSLAPPLPRSWHSSCTLDGTKLIVSGGCADSGVLLSDTFLLDLSMEKPIWREIPVTWTPPSRLGHTLSVYGGRKILMFGGLAKSGPLRFRSSDVFTMDLSEDEPCWRCVTGSGMPGAGNPGGIAPPPRLDHVAVSLPGGRILVFGGSVAGLHSASQLYILDPTEEKPTWRILNVPGRPPRFAWGHSTCVVGGTRAIVLGGQTGEEWMLGELHELSLASNIN, from the exons ATGATGGAGTGGGACAGTAATTCTGATGCAAGTGGAGATGATGAATTTGTGGAATACgaggaggaggaagatgaaGTAGAGGTTGGATTTGGGTCGAATGGTTTTTTGTTCAGCGGTGGTGGAAATGGTGGTAGTGGCCCTTTGCCGTTTCCTGTGGACTCATTGCTCCAGCCTGCCCCTTGTGGCTTTGTGGTTACTGATGCTTTAGAGCCCGACCACCCCATTATTTATGTCAATTCTGTGTTCGAGATGGTCACCGGTTACCGGGCCGAAGAGGTCCTCGGCCGCAACTG TCGTTTCTTGCAATGCAGAGGCCCTTTCGCTAAGCGAAGGCATCCGTTGGTGGATTCTAGTGTTGTTGCTGATATTAGAAGATGCCTTGAGGAAGGAGTTGAGTTTCAAGGGGAATTGTTAAATTTTAGGAAAGATGGATCTCCCTTGATGAATAGATTGCGTATGACACCAATATATGGAGATGATGAGGCAATAACACATATTATTGGTATACAGTTCTTTACAGAAGTAAATCTTGATCTGGGTCCACTTCCTGGATCAGTAAGGGAGTCTGCAAGATCATGCGATAAATTCCGCTCTAGCCTTTCTACTTTTGGACCAGTTTCAGATGGGAAATACAATATAAATCGAGGGCTGTGTGGGATTTTTCAGTTGAGCGATGAAGTTATATCTCTCAAAATTCTTGCACGGTTAACTCCAAGAGATATTGCATCTGTTGGCTCTGTCTGTATGAGGTTTTATGAGTTGACAAAGAATGAAGATCTTTGGCGAAGGGTCTGTCAAAATGCATGGGGCAGTGAAACAACTCGATTGTTGGAGGCAGTACCTGGGGCTAAGCGACTTGGATGGGGTAGATTGGCAAGGGAACTTACCACTCTTGAAGCAGCAGCCTGGAGGAAACTAACTGTTAAAGGTGCAGTTGAACCTTCTCGTTGTAACTTCAGTGCATGTGCAGTTGGGAACCGTGTGGTTCTTTTTGGTGGAGAAGGGGTTAACATGCAACCTATGAACGATACTTTTGTCTTGGATTTGAATTCAAGCAGCCCCGAGTGGCAACATGTGAAAGTAAGCTCTCCGCCTCCTGGACGCTGGGGTCACACGCTTTCTTGTGTGAATGGATCTCATCTAGTTCTTTTTGGGGGTTGTGGGACTCAGGGTTTGCTTAATGATGTATTTGTGTTGGATTTGGACGCCAAGCATCTGACATGGCGTGAGATATCCAGTTTAGCTCCTCCCCTGCCAAGGTCTTGGCATAGCTCCTGCACTCTTGATGGGACCAAGTTGATAGTGTCTGGTGGTTGTGCAGATTCTGGAGTACTCCTGAGTGACACTTTTCTCCTTGATCTCTCAATGGAGAAGCCTATCTGGCGAGAGATACCAGTCACATGGACTCCACCATCTCGTTTGGGCCATACTCTCTCTGTTTATGGTGGgaggaaaattttgatgtttgGGGGTCTTGCCAAAAGTGGTCCTTTGCGTTTTAGATCAAGTGATGTGTTCACCATGGATTTGAGTGAGGACGAACCATGTTGGAGATGTGTAACAGGCAGTGGGATGCCTGGTGCTGGAAATCCTGGTGGAATTGCTCCGCCTCCAAGACTTGATCACGTTGCAGTGAGCCTCCCTGGGGGCAGAATCTTGGTCTTTGGGGGTTCAGTTGCTGGTCTTCACTCAGCTTCCCAGCTCTATATTCTTGACCCTACAGAGGAAAAGCCTACATGGAGGATTCTGAATGTACCTGGTAGACCACCTAGATTTGCATGGGGACATAGTACCTGTGTTGTTGGAGGCACTAGGGCCATAGTCCTTGGGGGTCAAACTGGGGAGGAGTGGATGCTCGGTGAGCTTCATGAGCTATCATTGGCGAGCAACATTAACTGA
- the LOC113774787 gene encoding pentatricopeptide repeat-containing protein At2g18940, chloroplastic, protein MEGTLFPNRPGFPIQQTKPTIQPPNQRLKFNTSTLLPPLHQQLLPQQQQQPKTACSSSFPIDSLLQHLLHISNNKPPIIKSAKSNGTHFTSALISSENGEFEETRLANSIAIPRIERYREEHAFQTGSGNGALDFLPLDCKLMLNSILEYPVSSLSKYLDSVKFQLLEVDLMSLLKGLDVLGNWEKAIILFEWLVMNDTKDKLDNQVIELMVKILGRESQYLVTSKLFDLLPVEEYLLDVRACTTILHAYSRTEKYDKAIALFGYMKEKGLYPTLVTYNVMLDVYGKKGRSWNEIVGLLEEMRSEGLQFDEFTCSTVISACGREGLLEEAKGFFDELKKRGFVPGTVSYNSLLQVFGKAGVLPEALNVLKEMEENQCLPDSVTYNELVATYVRAGFHEEAAALIGTMTEKGIMPNAVTYTTVIDAYGKAGKEDKAFTWFKHMKKAGCVPNVCTYNAILGMLGKKSRLEEMMEIVCDMKINGCAPNRVTWNTMLAMCGSKGMHKYVNRVFEEMKNCGFEPDRDTFNTLISAYGRCGSRVDASTMYDEMMKAGFMPCVTTYNALLNALARRGDWRAAEKIILDMKNKGFKPSETSHSLLLNCYSKGGNVRGIEKIAKDIYDGRIYPSWMLLRTLVLANFKCRSLMGMERAFQEFKNHGYNPDLVMFNSMLSVFSRNKMLDRAHEMLHLICESGLQPDLITYNSLMDMYARAGDCWKAEEILNGLQRSGGEPDLVSYNTVIKGFCRQGLMQEAIRVFSEMTSRGIRPCIVTYNTFVAGFAGRGLFSQVDELIDYMIQHNCRPNELTYKTIVDGYCKAKKYKEAMDFVSNIKERDASCDEQSLHRLALRVRENVES, encoded by the coding sequence ATGGAAGGGACCCTTTTTCCCAATAGGCCTGGATTTCCAATCCAACAAACAAAACCAACAATTCAACCGCCTAACCAACGCTTGAAATTCAATACTTCAACTCTCCTTCCTCCTTTACATCAACAATTGCTGCCGCAGCAACAGCAGCAACCAAAGACTGCTTGTTCATCTTCTTTTCCTATTGATTCTCTCCTCCAACACCTTCTCCATATCTCCAACAATAAGCCACCTATCATCAAATCAGCCAAAAGCAATGGAACCCACTTCACTTCAGCTCTCATTTCTTCAGAAAATGGAGAATTTGAAGAAACCCGTTTGGCCAATTCAATTGCTATCCCAAGAATTGAGAGATACAGGGAAGAGCATGCTTTTCAGACAGGCAGTGGTAATGGGGCCCTTGATTTTCTCCCCCTGGACTGTAAGTTGATGCTTAATTCAATTCTTGAATACCCCGTTTCTAGTTTGAGTAAATACCTTGATTCTGTCAAGTTTCAGTTATTGGAAGTTGATTTGATGAGTTTGTTGAAAGGTTTAGATGTTCTAGGCAATTGGGAAAAAGCTATAATTTTGTTTGAATGGCTTGTCATGAATGATACTAAGGACAAGTTGGACAACCAAGTTATTGAATTAATGGTTAAGATTCTTGGGAGGGAGTCTCAATACTTGGTCACCTCAAAACTGTTTGATTTACTTCCCGTTGAGGAGTATTTGTTGGATGTCCGAGCATGTACTACAATTCTTCATGCATATTCTCGTACTGAAAAGTACGATAAGGCTATAGCATTGTTTGGATACATGAAAGAAAAGGGCTTATATCCAACTTTAGTTACCTACAATGTGATGTTGGATGTTTACGGTAAAAAGGGCCGGTCTTGGAATGAAATTGTTGGCCTTCTTGAAGAAATGAGGAGCGAAGGGCTTCAGTTTGATGAGTTCACTTGCAGCACTGTGATATCAGCATGTGGCCGTGAAGGGTTGTTGGAGGAAGCAAAGGGGTTTTTCGATGAACTGAAGAAACGAGGATTTGTTCCTGGAACAGTTAGTTACAATTCACTTCTCCAAGTGTTTGGGAAGGCAGGGGTTCTTCCGGAGGCTTTGAATGTTTTgaaagagatggaggaaaatcaATGTCTTCCAGACTCGGTAACTTACAATGAACTTGTGGCAACATATGTGAGGGCTGGATTCCATGAAGAAGCAGCTGCTTTAATTGGTACAATGACGGAAAAGGGGATAATGCCAAATGCTGTGACTTACACTACAGTGATAGATGCCTATGGCAAAGCTGGGAAGGAGGACAAGGCATTTACTTGGTTCAAACATATGAAGAAAGCGGGTTGTGTCCCTAATGTGTGCACTTATAATGCTATCCTTGGGATGCTAGGGAAGAAGTCACGATTGGAGGAGATGATGGAAATTGTCTGTGATATGAAAATAAATGGTTGTGCCCCCAATCGTGTGACTTGGAATACAATGCTTGCCATGTGTGGTAGTAAAGGAATGCATAAATATGTTAATCGTGTTTTCGAAGAGATGAAGAATTGTGGCTTTGAGCCTGATAGAGACACATTCAATACCTTAATTAGTGCATACGGTCGATGTGGTTCACGAGTTGATGCTTCGACGATGTATGATGAGATGATGAAAGCAGGCTTTATGCCATGTGTTACAACTTATAATGCACTTCTAAATGCTCTGGCCCGTAGAGGTGATTGGAGAGCAGCAGAAAAGATAATTTTGGACATGAAGAATAAGGGCTTCAAGCCCAGTGAAACATCACACTCCTTGTTGCTTAATTGCTACTCAAAGGGTGGCAATGTGAGGGGCATAGAAAAGATTGCAAAAGATATCTACGATGGCCGCATctatcccagttggatgcttttgAGGACCCTTGTTCTTGCAAATTTCAAGTGTAGGTCTCTCATGGGTATGGAGAGAGCATTCCAAGAATTCAAGAACCATGGATATAATCCTGACTTAGTTATGTTCAACTCAATGCTTTCCGTTTTTTCCAGGAACAAAATGTTGGATCGTGCCCATGAGATGCTGCACTTGATCTGTGAGAGTGGATTGCAGCCAGATCTCATTACTTACAATAGCTTGATGGATATGTATGCTAGAGCAGGTGATTGCTGGAAAGCTGAAGAAATCCTCAATGGACTGCAAAGAAGTGGTGGAGAACCTGATCTTGTTTCCTATAATACTGTCATCAAGGGGTTCTGCAGGCAAGGTCTCATGCAGGAGGCAATCAGAGTTTTCTCAGAAATGACATCCAGGGGAATTCGTCCCTGCATTGTTACGTACAACACGTTTGTTGCTGGCTTTGCTGGACGAGGACTGTTCTCACAAGTAGATGAATTAATAGACTACATGATCCAGCATAACTGCAGACCAAATGAGTTAACATACAAGACAATAGTAGATGGTTATTGTAAAGCAAAAAAGTACAAGGAAGCCATGGATTTTGTTTCAAATATTAAGGAAAGGGACGCTTCCTGTGATGAGCAGTCCTTGCATAGACTTGCATTACGGGTCAGGGAAAATGTGGAGTCGtga
- the LOC113774789 gene encoding homogentisate phytyltransferase 1, chloroplastic isoform X1 produces the protein MESLLIGSFAKPSYLPSFPLTSELSSPSSGLLGLKCKRWNNLEKQLAVIPKRRLLMSQHVGSDSSQKFVAFCWKGSDKYLVNAVSEHPFESEPSNSPLKSLQASLDAFYRFSRPHTVIGTVLSIISVSLLAVEKVSDFSPLFFTGMFEAIAAAFLMNIYIVGLNQLSDIDIDKVNKPYLPLASGEYSVKTGIIIVSSFVIMSFWLGWIVGSWPLFWALFVSFVLGTAYSMNVPWLRWKRFAFVAALCILAVRAVIVQLAFYLHIQTFVFRRPALLSKPVIFATAFMTFFSVVIALFKDIPDIVGDKIYGIESFSVRLGQERVFWICISLLQMAYIVAIFVGVTSSQLWSKYIMVGGHILLASILWRRAKSVDLESKTQIISFYMFIWKLFYAEYFLIPLVR, from the exons ATGGAGTCTCTGCTCATTGGGTCTTTTGCAAAGCCTTCATATTTACCTTCATTTCCTCTCACTTCTGAGctttcttctccttcctctG GACTGCTGGGTTTGAAGTGCAAAAGATGGAACAATCTAGAGAAACAGTTAGCAGTGATCCCAAAAAGGCGGCTTCTGATGAGTCAGCATGTTGGTAGCGACAGCAGCCAAAAATTTGTTGCTTTTTGCTGGAAAGGAAGTGATAAGTATTTGGTGAATGCTGTCTCTGAACACCCTTTTGAATCTGAACCTTCGAACAGCCCCCTGAAGTCACTTCAAGCCAGTTTAGATGCTTTCTATCGGTTTTCACGTCCCCACACTGTTATAGGAACA GTACTGAGCATAATTTCAGTTTCTCTACTTGCAGTCGAAAAGGTTTCAGATTTTTCTCCATTGTTTTTCACTGGGATGTTCGAG GCCATTGCTGCTGCCTTCTTGATGAACATATACATTGTTGGCCTGAATCAGTTGTCAGACATAGATATTGACAAG GTTAATAAGCCATATCTCCCATTGGCATCAGGGGAATATTCAGTCAAGACTGGTATTATAATTGTTTCATCATTTGTCATAATG AGCTTTTGGCTTGGATGGATAGTAGGCTCATGGCCATTATTTTGGGCTCTTTTTGTCAGCTTTGTGCTTGGGACTGCATACTCAATGAAT GTACCATGGTTGAGATGGAAGAGATTTGCATTTGTTGCTGCACTCTGCATCTTAGCTGTGCGAGCTGTAATTGTACAGTTAGCATTTTATTTGCACATTCAG ACTTTTGTATTCAGACGACCAGCTCTCTTGTCAAAGCCTGTAATTTTTGCCACTGCATTCATGACCTTCTTCTCCGTTGTTATTGCACTATTCAAG gatATTCCTGATATTGTTGGAGACAAGATATATGGTATTGAATCTTTTAGTGTCCGATTGGGTCAAGAGAGG GTGTTTTGGATTTGTATATCCCTTCTTCAAATGGCTTATATTGTCGCTATTTTTGTTGGAGTGACATCTTCCCAACTCTGGAGCAAGTACATTATG GTTGGTGGTCACATCCTCTTGGCTTCAATCCTTTGGAGGCGAGCCAAATCTGTTGATCTGGAAAGCAAGACACAAATAATATCCTTTTACATGTTCATCTGGAAG CTCTTTTATGCAGAGTATTTCCTCATACCTCTAGTAAGGTAA
- the LOC113774789 gene encoding homogentisate phytyltransferase 1, chloroplastic isoform X2 codes for MESLLIGSFAKPSYLPSFPLTSELSSPSSGLLGLKCKRWNNLEKQLAVIPKRRLLMSQHVGSDSSQKFVAFCWKGSDKYLVLSIISVSLLAVEKVSDFSPLFFTGMFEAIAAAFLMNIYIVGLNQLSDIDIDKVNKPYLPLASGEYSVKTGIIIVSSFVIMSFWLGWIVGSWPLFWALFVSFVLGTAYSMNVPWLRWKRFAFVAALCILAVRAVIVQLAFYLHIQTFVFRRPALLSKPVIFATAFMTFFSVVIALFKDIPDIVGDKIYGIESFSVRLGQERVFWICISLLQMAYIVAIFVGVTSSQLWSKYIMVGGHILLASILWRRAKSVDLESKTQIISFYMFIWKLFYAEYFLIPLVR; via the exons ATGGAGTCTCTGCTCATTGGGTCTTTTGCAAAGCCTTCATATTTACCTTCATTTCCTCTCACTTCTGAGctttcttctccttcctctG GACTGCTGGGTTTGAAGTGCAAAAGATGGAACAATCTAGAGAAACAGTTAGCAGTGATCCCAAAAAGGCGGCTTCTGATGAGTCAGCATGTTGGTAGCGACAGCAGCCAAAAATTTGTTGCTTTTTGCTGGAAAGGAAGTGATAAGTATTTG GTACTGAGCATAATTTCAGTTTCTCTACTTGCAGTCGAAAAGGTTTCAGATTTTTCTCCATTGTTTTTCACTGGGATGTTCGAG GCCATTGCTGCTGCCTTCTTGATGAACATATACATTGTTGGCCTGAATCAGTTGTCAGACATAGATATTGACAAG GTTAATAAGCCATATCTCCCATTGGCATCAGGGGAATATTCAGTCAAGACTGGTATTATAATTGTTTCATCATTTGTCATAATG AGCTTTTGGCTTGGATGGATAGTAGGCTCATGGCCATTATTTTGGGCTCTTTTTGTCAGCTTTGTGCTTGGGACTGCATACTCAATGAAT GTACCATGGTTGAGATGGAAGAGATTTGCATTTGTTGCTGCACTCTGCATCTTAGCTGTGCGAGCTGTAATTGTACAGTTAGCATTTTATTTGCACATTCAG ACTTTTGTATTCAGACGACCAGCTCTCTTGTCAAAGCCTGTAATTTTTGCCACTGCATTCATGACCTTCTTCTCCGTTGTTATTGCACTATTCAAG gatATTCCTGATATTGTTGGAGACAAGATATATGGTATTGAATCTTTTAGTGTCCGATTGGGTCAAGAGAGG GTGTTTTGGATTTGTATATCCCTTCTTCAAATGGCTTATATTGTCGCTATTTTTGTTGGAGTGACATCTTCCCAACTCTGGAGCAAGTACATTATG GTTGGTGGTCACATCCTCTTGGCTTCAATCCTTTGGAGGCGAGCCAAATCTGTTGATCTGGAAAGCAAGACACAAATAATATCCTTTTACATGTTCATCTGGAAG CTCTTTTATGCAGAGTATTTCCTCATACCTCTAGTAAGGTAA